CAGCACCATCGCGAAGCCGGCCCACATCCAGACGTACGCCCCGATCACCGCCGGGGTCACCAGCGTCGGGCCGAGCCACTCGACCCCCGCGTACGGCTCCCTGAAGTTCGACGCCGGCAGCCGCAGCAGCGCCCCGTCGGCCTTCGCGGACAGGGTGAAGGTGCCGTCGGCGCGGGTCGTCGCCGAGTCGACCACCTTGCCGTCCTTGACCGCCTCGATCCGCATCCCCGCGAAGCCGGACTCGGTCGGGTCGACCGCGTTCGTCCGGCCGCCGCCGCCCCGGGTGAAGTCCTGCCAGGCCGTCCCGGTGACCTTGCCGGGCTCCGCGGGCGCGGCCCGGGCCGTACGGGTCCCCTCGGGCAGGTCCTCCGGGGCCACGCCGACCAGCGGGAGCAGCACCGCCGCGCCCGCCCGTACGGGATCCCGGGTGGTGAAGCCGCCCGCGGCGGCTCCGGTGGCCGGGACCAGCGGGGAGTCGCGGCCCGGACGGGCCTTCGGGAAGGCCGAGGACTCCGCGAACGTGTCGTGCACCCCGACCCAGACCGCGTTCGCGACCCCCCGGTCGGGGTCGTGGTCGTACACGAGCCGGAAGATGATGCCCGCCGCCAGCATCGAGATCGCCATCGGCATGAACACGAGCAGCTTGAACGCCGTGCCCCAGCGCACCCGTTCGGTGAGCACCGCGAAGATCAGGCCGAGGGCGGTGGCCGTGGTCGGCGCCAGCACCACCCACAGGGCCGTGTTCCTCAGGGCCGTGCGGATCGTGTCGTCGTGCAGGATCTCCCGATAGTTGCCGCCGCCCACGAACGTGTCACCCGAACGGTCGAAGAAGCTGCGGTAGACCGAGTAGCCGATCGGGTGCACGACGAGCGCGCCGAGCAGCACCAGCGCGGGCAGGAGGAACGCCGCCGCGACGAGGCGGCGGCGCCGGGCCTCCGCGGACCGTGAGGGAGAGGCGGCCGTGGCGGCCGCTGACCCGGTGGCCGGCACGGGATCAGTTCCCGTAGGCCTTGGCCGCGTCCGCCTCCAGTCTGGCCTGGATGCCCGCCACGTCCGACGGGTTCGCCAGGAAGTCCTGCAGCGCCTTCCACTCGCCCGCGCCCGGCGTCCCTCCGAACGCCGCCGGGGCCTGGTCCGACATGTCGAAGCGGAAGTCGTCGCCCGCCGCGATCAGGGCCTTGGCGATGTTCCGCTGGATGTCGTTCGGATAGGCCTTCGGGTCGACCGACTTGTTCGGGGAGACGAAACCGCCCTCACGCGCCTGGATCTCCGCCGCGTCCGGGGAGGCCAGGAACGTCAGCAGCGCCTGCGCCCCGGTCGACGGCTTCAGCGCGACCGCGACATCGCCGCCCGAGACCACCGGCGCCTTGGCCCCGACCGCCGGGAACGGGAAGACGAGGGCGTCCTCGCCCACCTTCGCCTCGGTCTGCCCGATGTTCACCGCCACGAAGTCGCCCTCGTAGACCATCGCGGCCGCCGGCCGGTCGCCCCCGGTGAAGGTCTGCGTCACCGACTTCGGGAACTCGGTGGCCAGCGCCCCGCTCGGGCCGCCCGCCAGGAAGTCCTTGCGCCCGAACAGCTCCCCGAGGGTGGTCAGCGCCTGCTTGACGCTGTCGTCCGTCCACTTGATCTGGTGTTTGGCGAGCTGGTCGTACTTCTGCGGGCCCGCCTGCGAGAGGTAGACGTTCTCGAACCAGTCCGTCAGGGTCCAGCCGTCCGCACCGGCCACCGAGACGGCCGGGGTACCGGACGCGGAGAGGGTGTCGGCCGCGGCCAGCAGCTCCTTCCAGGTCTTCGGGGGCTGCACGCCCGCCGCCTCGAAGGCCTTTGCGTTGTACCAGACCAGCGACTTGTTGGCGGCCTTGTAGTACACCCCGTACTGGGTGCCGTCGACCGCGCCCAGCTTCTTCCAGCCGTCCGAGTAGTTCTTGTCGAGCTGCGCCCTGGCCTCAGGGCCGACCGGCTGCACCCACTTGTTCTGCACCGCCGACACCAGGGCACCGACCTGCGGCAGCAGCGCCACGTCCGGCGGCTGGCCGCCCGCGATCTTCGTGCCGAGGAAGGTGACGATCGGGTCCTGGGCCGGGACGAAGGTGACCGTGGCACCCGTCCGCTTCTCGAACTCCTTCAGGACCTTCGTGAAGTTCGCCTGCTCCGGGCCCGTCCAGACCGCCGCGACCTCCAGCTTCTGGCCGGTCAGCTTCGGTAATTCCACCCGCTGCCCGGCCGTCGCCTCCCCGCCCTGCGGCGGGCCGTCCTTCTTGTCCCCGCCGTCCCCGCACGCGCTCAGCACGAGCGCGCCCGCGGCCGCGAGTGCCGTCCAGGCGGCGGCGTGGCTGCTTCTACGGTTCGTCGTACGGCTCGTTCCCTGCCTGCGCATGGCTCTGCCCCCGATGCCCGTGGTGTGACTGGTCCCACAAGGTCTACGCCGAGCCGCGCACCCCCGCAATACCGCCTCAGCCGTGTCGCCGCGTGTCGCGGGCCCAAGGCGCGCGGCGCAGGGCCCGGAGCTCGGGGCTCACGGCGCCGGGGCGACCGGCGGGGCCGGCGGGGCCGGCGGGAACAGCACGGGTATCGCCGAGACCAGGTGCGAGGCCCGGTCCAGGGCGCTCGCCAGCAGCGCCAGGTCGGTCGGGCCGTTGCCCAGCTCGCGCACGGGGCGGCGGGCCGGAGGATCACCCATCCGCTCCCACTCCACCGGCACCACGGTCGGCCGCTGCGTCGCCGTCCGCGGGATCCGGCCGGTCACCCGGCCGGCCTGGAACGGGACCGTCCGCCCGTCGGCGTACCGCAGCAGGCCGCGGCCGGGGCCCGGCTGGTCGGGGGCGTCCAGATGGATCCGGAGCGGGTTCGTACGGGACAGCTCGCTGTCGGCCGTACGGTCCGGGCGGGCGCTGGCGGCCACCAGGTGCACGCCGAGCCGGGCGCCGTCGCGGGCCACCGCGTCCAGCGCCCGTACGACGGAGCCGGCGGCGGGGCGGCCCGTACTGCCGAGCCCGGGCGCGACCAGCGCGTCGAAGTCGTCCACCAGCACCACCAGCCGGGGCAGCGGGCTCGGCCCCGCCGGGTCGGTGCGCGGGGCGGCGGTGCGCAGCCGGAGCGTGCCCGTGCGCTGGGGGTCGACGTCGCCGAGCAGTTCGCCGGGGCTGGGCCGGCGCGGTGAGACCATCCGGTCGGACACCTCGTGCCGGGCGTGCCACTCGGCGAACGGGATCCCGTCCAGGAGCTCGGACCGGCGCTTCAGCTCGGCGCCGAGGGCCTGCGCGAACTCCCGCATCCGGACGGGGTCGGAGGCGACGAGGTGCGCGGCGACGTGCGGGAGCTCGGTACAGGGCTGCAGCCCGTCGCCGCGCTCGCCGCCGGCCCCGTCCAGCAGGACGAGGCCCAGCCGGTCGGGCCGGGCGGCCGCGGAGAGGGAGGCGGCCACCGACCGCAGGAGCTCCGTACGGCCGCTGCCGGCGGGCCCCTCGACGAGGAGGTGCGGCCCGTCCTGGACCAGCTCGGCCCCGACGGGCCCGCGCCGCCCGCTGCCGAGCACGAGCTCGGCGCGGCCGCCCACCTCCTGCCCCTGGTCGGTGGCGGCGGCCCAACGGGCCATCAGCGAGGCCGGGGTGGCCCGGGCCAGCCCCAACTCGTCCAGCAGCCGGGCGGTGTTCGGCAGCGCGGCGGCGACGGCCCGCCGGGGCGCGGCGGGGGAGGGCTCGGCGCGCAGCGGGGCCAGGGCCCGGGCGAACCGCTCGGCCCAGGCCGCGGAGACGGCGTCGGCGGTGGCGGTGGTGCCGGGCGGGGCCGGCCTGCCGCCGGTCACCGTGAACGTCCTGACGGTCGTGGCCACATCGCCGCTGAGCAGGGCCACCGCGCCGCAGTCCCGGAAGGCGGGGCTGCTCGCGCAGGCGGCCTCGTACGTCTCGGCGAGCGGGGAGGCGGGCGTGGCGGCCGGCGTCTCGGCGAGCACGAGGACGTGGATCCCGGCGGCCGGCCCGTGCGAGGCGAGTCGGCCGGTGATGTCGCGCAGCGCCCCGGAGCCGGGATCGCCGTCGACGACGAGCAGCGTGTAGGGGCCCTGGTGGGCGTACGCGGCCTCGCGGACGCTGTGGGGGTCGGCGGCGGCCCAGTGGGGGCCGAGGGGGCTGTCGTCGAGGCGCCGGGTCAGCTCACCGGTGCGGGCGGTGGCCTGGTCGCGGTCGTACGCCAGGAGCAGCCGGCAGTCCTGGCCGTGCGCGGCGCGCACGTGCGGCAGCCAGCCGAGCCACCCCCAGTCGCCGCGCCGCTCGGCGACACCGCGCGCCCGGTCGGCGGCGAGGAGCACGATCTCCAGCTCCCCGGGCGCGTGCAGCCCGGCGAGCTGGGCGACGACGGACCGGGCGACCCCGGTCAGCCGTCCGCGGGGCCCGGCGATGCCGAGCGAGCCGACGTCCTGGAACGCGATCCGGCTCCCGGCCCCGAGGCCGACGTCGAGCTGCCCCCGGGTACGGGACCACAACCGCCGGGTCGGCCCGAGCGCGGCCAGCAGCAGCGCGGCGGGATCATCGGCATCGGGCGCGGCGACGGCCGGCGCGGCGGCCGCACTCCCGTACGCGGGTCCCTCTTCCCCCCGCACCCACTTCCGGGCCCAGGCTCCGATCCCCCGCTTCCGCCCCGCCTTCTGCCCGCCGGCGCCGGATTCCCCGGCTGTGCCGGCTGCGCCGGTGTGCAGGCCCGCGCCGGAAGTGGCCCCCGAGGGCCCGCCGGGAGCCGAGCCCGGGCCGAGCCCGTGGCCCGCGCCGGGCGGTGTGCCGGGTGCCCGGACCGTGCCCGAAGCGGCCCCGGAGGGGGCGCCGGGAGCCCCGCCCGGGCGGGGTCCTGCTTCGCCGGTCCGGGCTGCCCCGGAGGGGCGGCCGGGGGCCGCGGCCGGGGCGGGTCGGGGCCCCGTGGGGTCGGGGGCGGAGCCCCCGCTCCGGGAGGGGGCGGGGTGGGGGAGCGATCCGGAGCCGGCCGTCCCCGGCCGGGAGGGCGCCGGGTCCCCGTCGGCCGGCGCGCCGTGCCCGCCGGTCCGGCCCGCGCCGGGTTCTCGGCCCGGGCCGGGCTCGGCGGGGGTGTCCCGGGGCGGGCCCGCCAGGGAGAGGTGGCCCTCCAGGTCCGGGACGACCGGGAGCGGGGACGCCGCGTCGGGAGCCAGGCGGAGGGTCGATTCGCCGATGCGGAGGAGCGCGCCCGGCGCCAGCGCCACCGGCCGGGCCCCGACCACCGCGCCGTCCAGCGTCGTGCCGTTCGTCGAGTCCAGGTCGGCCACGGCCACCCGCCCGTCCGGCAGCACCGTCACCGCGCAGTGCAGCCGCGACACGTCCGGGTCGTCCAGCGGCACATCGGCATCGGCCGAGCGCCCGATCCTGATCGCCCCGGGGTGCAGCAGGTGCACCCCGCCCGCGTCCGGGCCCGCGACCACGTGCAGCTGCGCGCCGTCCGTCCCGTCCGGCAGGACGTCCGGCACCGGCGCGTGCAGCCCCAGCACCGCCCCGTCCACGAGCGGCGGCTCCCCGAGCACCCGCCGCTGGAGGTCGAGCCGCTCCGTACCGGCGTACAGCACGACCGTGCCGCCGGTGTCGGGCCCGCCGACGGTCGCCGCCAGGCCGGAGGCCACGGCGGCGAGCGCGGTGCCCACGGGCGCGGTGACGAGCACGTCACAGCCGGCGGGCGCGGTCTGGTGGCCGCTGCGCGACCCAAGGACGGTCAGCCGGATCTGCATCGCCGTCAGCGGTCCCTTCTGCGCGGTGCGCGGTGCGTGCGCCCGGCAGGGGTACGACGGGCATGCCTGCCCGATCAACCCCCCACCCGGCACGGCGCGTCGTCCGGTCAGGTCTGCCCGGAAGGCGGGGCTCCCGTCCCGGCCGTTCCGTACGGGTGCATCCTCGCACCTGTCACGGACAACACGCCCGGCACCGGCCAATAAATGATCTTGAATGATCGCACCCCTCTGTCCGTGCGAGGCATTCGTCCAGGCAGGCATCCGGACATACAAGCCGACGAAGGCCGGGGGCGCCGGGCAACCCGGGGGAAAATCGCCCCCGGCATACCCCGTCAAACGTCACTCTTCGCACATATGTGCGGCAACCAACCTCCGGCACCCCGCGTCTTCCCCGGGGACACCCCCTAGAGTGGGCCGGAAAAACGAACCACAGCAGGACGACAGCAGGGAGCGCGAGACGTGCGGCCAGTCGGCAGCAAGTACCTGCTCGAGGAGCCGCTCGGACGCGGCGCCACGGGCACCGTCTGGCGTGCCCGCCAGCGGGAGACCGCCGGTGCGGAGGCGGCCGTCGCCGGGCAGCCCGGCGAGACCGTGGCCATCAAGGTCCTCAAGGAGGAGCTGGCCCAGGACGCGGACATCGTCATGCGCTTCCTGCGCGAGCGCTCCGTCCTGCTGCGCCTGACGCACCCCAACATCGTGCGCACCCGCGACCTCGTCGTCGAGGGCGATCTCCTCGCCCTGGTCATGGACCTGATCGACGGCCCGGACCTGCACAAGTACATCCGGCAGAACGGCCCCTTCACGCCGGTCGCCGCGAGCCTGCTGACCGCCCAGATCGCGGACGCGCTCGCCGCCAGCCACGCCGACGGCGTGGTCCACCGCGACCTGAAGCCCGCCAACGTCCTGCTCGACGAGCGCGGCGGCCAGATGAAGCCGATGCTCACCGACTTCGGTATCGCCCGCCTCGCCGACTCCCCGGGCCTGACCCGCACGCACGAGTTCGTCGGCACCCCCGCCTACGTCGCCCCCGAGTCCGCCGAGGGCCGCCCGCAGACCTCCGCCGTCGACATCTACGGCGCCGGCATCCTGCTCTACGAACTGGTCACCGGACGCCCGCCGTTCGCCGGCGGCACCGCCCTCGAGGTGCTCCACCGCCACCTCAGCGAGGACCCGCAGCGCCCGCCGAACGTGCCCGAGCCGCTCTGGATCGTCATCGAGCGCTGCCTGCGCAAGGAGCCGAACGAGCGCCCCAGCGCCGAGAACCTGGCCCGCGGACTGCGCGTGGTCGCCTCCGGCATCGGCGTGCACAGCGCCCCCGCCGAGGTGGAGGCCGCCCTCGGCGTCGGCGCGCTGCTCGCGCCCGACCCTTCGCCCGCGCCGGTCCCCGAGACCGCGGGCGGCGCAGCCGCCGACCCGACCCAGGTGCTGCCGGGCCGCGCCGCCGCCGCGTCGCCGATGGGCGCGTACGACCCGAACGGCATGACCAGCGTGCTCCCGCCGATCGGCGCCGCCGATGCCACCTCCGTGCTGCCCAGCACGGGCGGCCCCGGCGGCCCCGGCGCGGACCCGACCTCCGTCATGCCCCCGGTGCAGCAGCCGGACCAGCCGCACCCGTGGCAGTCGCAGATGCAGGCCGCGCGCGACCGCAACGAGCAGACGCAGATGCACTACCTCGACCCGAGCGAGGACCCGCTGCGCCGGCGCCCGCAGCGCCAGGCGCCCCCGCCGCCGCAGCAACGGCCGCAGCAGCCCCCGCAGTACCGGCAGGGCCCGCCGCCGCAGGCGTACCAGCAGCAGCGCCCCCAGCCGCCGCAGTACCAGCAGCCCCCGCAGCAGCAGCCGTACTACCAGCCGCAGCCGCCGCCCCAGCAGTACCAGCAGCCGCAGCAGCCCCCGTACCAGCAGCAGCCCCAGCGGCAGCCCCAGCGCCAGGCACCCCCGCAGCAGCAGCCCCCGCAGGGCCCGCCGCCGCAGCAGCGCGCCCCCCGGGAGCCGCGAGAGCCGCGCCGCCGCAGCGCCAACCCGGTCAAGATCCCGGGCCTGGGCTGCCTCAAGGGCTGCCTGGTCCTGATCCTGCTGTTCGTCGTGGCGGGCTGGCTGGTCTGGGAGCTCACCCCGCTCCAGGAGTGGGTCGGCACCGGCAAGGGCTGGTGGGACCAGCTGTGGACCTGGGGCTCCGACATCGTCGACTGGGTCGGCGCGATCGGCGACTCCACGGGCGGCGGTTCGGGCGGCGGCACGCCCTGAACCGGGCCCTCGTAGAGCCGACTTCGTGGATTTGTCGACTTCTGGGACGTGATTTCGCGCCCAGAAGTGAAGGTCACGGTGTTCCGGGGCGTCCAACCCCCACCCGGCCGCGTAGCTTTGGTGCGTACGCCAGCCGCTGAGGGAGCAGTCGTGGCACGGAAGATCGGCAGCCGGTACACCGCGCACCAGATCCTGGGGCGCGGCAGCGCGGGCACGGTGTGGCTGGGCGAGGGGCCGGACGGGCCCGTCGCCGTCAAACTGCTGCGCGAGGACCTCGCGTCCGACCAGGAGCTGGTCGGACGCTTCGTCCAGGAGCGCAGCGCGCTGCTCGGCCTGGACCACCCGCACATCGTCTGCGTCCGCGACCTCGTCGTCGACGGCAACGACCTGGCCCTGGTCATGGACCTCGTACGCGGTACGGACCTGCGCACGCGGCTCGACCGGGAGCGCCGGCTCGCCCCCGAGGCGGCCGTGGCGATCGTCGCCGACGTCGCGGACGCGCTGGCGGCAGCCCACGCGGCCGGGGTCGTGCACCGGGACGTGAAGCCCGAGAACGTCCTGCTGGACATGCAGGGTCCGCTGGGGCCGGGCGGATCGCATCCGGCGCTGCTGACCGACTTCGGCGTGGCCAAGCTGATCGACTCGCCGCGCCGGGCCGCCGCGGCGCCGGGCGCGCGGGCCTCGGCCCCGACGACCCGGATCATCGGCACGCCGGACTACCTGGCGCCGGAGATCGTGGAGGGCCTGCCGCCGCGGGCGGCGGTGGACATATACGCCCTGGCCACCGTGCTGTACGAGCTGCTGGCGGGCTTCACGCCGTTCGGCGGGGGCCACCCGGGCGCGGTGCTGCGCCGGCACGTGACCGAAACCGTCGTCCCGCTCCCCGGCATCCCGGACGAGCTGTGGCAGCTGATCGTGCAGTGCCTCGCGAAGGCGCCGGCCTCGCGGCTGCGCGCGTCGGAGCTGTCGGTCCGCCTGCGGGACCTGCTCCCCCTCCTGGCCGGCATGCCGCCGCTGGACGTGGACGAGCCGGACGAACCGGACCCGGAGCCGGAATCGGCGGAGCCGGTGGAAGCCGACGGCCCGGTCCGCCGCCGGGGGGTGGTCCCGCTGGTGCCGGGCTCCGCGACCGACTCGAACCGGGACACGCACACCTCGATGCGGGTGCCGGGGCCGGACGAGCTGGCCGGGGGCGCGCTGGGCACCGCCCGCGTCCCCCGCCCCGCGGGCGGCCACCGGCCGGGCTCGGCCCGCCACCGCGCGGAGACGGCCCGCAAGCGCCGCCTGGCGCTGACCGCCGGGGCCGTCGCGCTGGCCGCCGCGCTGGGCGTGGGCACCTGGCTGGCCACCTCCGGCGACGAGCCGCCACCGCCGCAGGACGGCAAGCACTCGGCCCCGTCGAAGCCGAAGCCGTAGCCGGACCGC
The Streptomyces sp. NBC_01296 DNA segment above includes these coding regions:
- a CDS encoding serine/threonine-protein kinase, producing MRPVGSKYLLEEPLGRGATGTVWRARQRETAGAEAAVAGQPGETVAIKVLKEELAQDADIVMRFLRERSVLLRLTHPNIVRTRDLVVEGDLLALVMDLIDGPDLHKYIRQNGPFTPVAASLLTAQIADALAASHADGVVHRDLKPANVLLDERGGQMKPMLTDFGIARLADSPGLTRTHEFVGTPAYVAPESAEGRPQTSAVDIYGAGILLYELVTGRPPFAGGTALEVLHRHLSEDPQRPPNVPEPLWIVIERCLRKEPNERPSAENLARGLRVVASGIGVHSAPAEVEAALGVGALLAPDPSPAPVPETAGGAAADPTQVLPGRAAAASPMGAYDPNGMTSVLPPIGAADATSVLPSTGGPGGPGADPTSVMPPVQQPDQPHPWQSQMQAARDRNEQTQMHYLDPSEDPLRRRPQRQAPPPPQQRPQQPPQYRQGPPPQAYQQQRPQPPQYQQPPQQQPYYQPQPPPQQYQQPQQPPYQQQPQRQPQRQAPPQQQPPQGPPPQQRAPREPREPRRRSANPVKIPGLGCLKGCLVLILLFVVAGWLVWELTPLQEWVGTGKGWWDQLWTWGSDIVDWVGAIGDSTGGGSGGGTP
- a CDS encoding FtsK/SpoIIIE domain-containing protein produces the protein MQIRLTVLGSRSGHQTAPAGCDVLVTAPVGTALAAVASGLAATVGGPDTGGTVVLYAGTERLDLQRRVLGEPPLVDGAVLGLHAPVPDVLPDGTDGAQLHVVAGPDAGGVHLLHPGAIRIGRSADADVPLDDPDVSRLHCAVTVLPDGRVAVADLDSTNGTTLDGAVVGARPVALAPGALLRIGESTLRLAPDAASPLPVVPDLEGHLSLAGPPRDTPAEPGPGREPGAGRTGGHGAPADGDPAPSRPGTAGSGSLPHPAPSRSGGSAPDPTGPRPAPAAAPGRPSGAARTGEAGPRPGGAPGAPSGAASGTVRAPGTPPGAGHGLGPGSAPGGPSGATSGAGLHTGAAGTAGESGAGGQKAGRKRGIGAWARKWVRGEEGPAYGSAAAAPAVAAPDADDPAALLLAALGPTRRLWSRTRGQLDVGLGAGSRIAFQDVGSLGIAGPRGRLTGVARSVVAQLAGLHAPGELEIVLLAADRARGVAERRGDWGWLGWLPHVRAAHGQDCRLLLAYDRDQATARTGELTRRLDDSPLGPHWAAADPHSVREAAYAHQGPYTLLVVDGDPGSGALRDITGRLASHGPAAGIHVLVLAETPAATPASPLAETYEAACASSPAFRDCGAVALLSGDVATTVRTFTVTGGRPAPPGTTATADAVSAAWAERFARALAPLRAEPSPAAPRRAVAAALPNTARLLDELGLARATPASLMARWAAATDQGQEVGGRAELVLGSGRRGPVGAELVQDGPHLLVEGPAGSGRTELLRSVAASLSAAARPDRLGLVLLDGAGGERGDGLQPCTELPHVAAHLVASDPVRMREFAQALGAELKRRSELLDGIPFAEWHARHEVSDRMVSPRRPSPGELLGDVDPQRTGTLRLRTAAPRTDPAGPSPLPRLVVLVDDFDALVAPGLGSTGRPAAGSVVRALDAVARDGARLGVHLVAASARPDRTADSELSRTNPLRIHLDAPDQPGPGRGLLRYADGRTVPFQAGRVTGRIPRTATQRPTVVPVEWERMGDPPARRPVRELGNGPTDLALLASALDRASHLVSAIPVLFPPAPPAPPVAPAP
- a CDS encoding ABC transporter substrate-binding protein, whose translation is MRRQGTSRTTNRRSSHAAAWTALAAAGALVLSACGDGGDKKDGPPQGGEATAGQRVELPKLTGQKLEVAAVWTGPEQANFTKVLKEFEKRTGATVTFVPAQDPIVTFLGTKIAGGQPPDVALLPQVGALVSAVQNKWVQPVGPEARAQLDKNYSDGWKKLGAVDGTQYGVYYKAANKSLVWYNAKAFEAAGVQPPKTWKELLAAADTLSASGTPAVSVAGADGWTLTDWFENVYLSQAGPQKYDQLAKHQIKWTDDSVKQALTTLGELFGRKDFLAGGPSGALATEFPKSVTQTFTGGDRPAAAMVYEGDFVAVNIGQTEAKVGEDALVFPFPAVGAKAPVVSGGDVAVALKPSTGAQALLTFLASPDAAEIQAREGGFVSPNKSVDPKAYPNDIQRNIAKALIAAGDDFRFDMSDQAPAAFGGTPGAGEWKALQDFLANPSDVAGIQARLEADAAKAYGN
- a CDS encoding serine/threonine-protein kinase, with the protein product MARKIGSRYTAHQILGRGSAGTVWLGEGPDGPVAVKLLREDLASDQELVGRFVQERSALLGLDHPHIVCVRDLVVDGNDLALVMDLVRGTDLRTRLDRERRLAPEAAVAIVADVADALAAAHAAGVVHRDVKPENVLLDMQGPLGPGGSHPALLTDFGVAKLIDSPRRAAAAPGARASAPTTRIIGTPDYLAPEIVEGLPPRAAVDIYALATVLYELLAGFTPFGGGHPGAVLRRHVTETVVPLPGIPDELWQLIVQCLAKAPASRLRASELSVRLRDLLPLLAGMPPLDVDEPDEPDPEPESAEPVEADGPVRRRGVVPLVPGSATDSNRDTHTSMRVPGPDELAGGALGTARVPRPAGGHRPGSARHRAETARKRRLALTAGAVALAAALGVGTWLATSGDEPPPPQDGKHSAPSKPKP
- a CDS encoding carbohydrate ABC transporter permease codes for the protein MPATGSAAATAASPSRSAEARRRRLVAAAFLLPALVLLGALVVHPIGYSVYRSFFDRSGDTFVGGGNYREILHDDTIRTALRNTALWVVLAPTTATALGLIFAVLTERVRWGTAFKLLVFMPMAISMLAAGIIFRLVYDHDPDRGVANAVWVGVHDTFAESSAFPKARPGRDSPLVPATGAAAGGFTTRDPVRAGAAVLLPLVGVAPEDLPEGTRTARAAPAEPGKVTGTAWQDFTRGGGGRTNAVDPTESGFAGMRIEAVKDGKVVDSATTRADGTFTLSAKADGALLRLPASNFREPYAGVEWLGPTLVTPAVIGAYVWMWAGFAMVLIGAGLAAVPRELLEAARVDGANEWQVFRRVTVPLLAPVLAVVLVTLVINVMKIFDLVFVIAPGSVQDDANVLALQLYRTSFGTDADPGLGSAIAVLLLALVLPVMLYNIRRLRKEGSR